The window CCTCTGCGCCCCTCCCTTGCGGACAGGAAGGGGGTGTTCAGCCGGCGGGATCCGCGTCCTCGGAGCCTTGCTGACCCATCGCGCCAGGCGCCCTGGGGCTGGACCCGACAGCGCGGGGCTGAGTCCGGGGGGAGGCCGAGGGCCGGGCCGGGGCCCTTGGCAGCCCAGCCCATTCTTCTGGGAAGGCGGTGGATTAGGCCATCAGATCAGCGGCGCAGAAACGAACAAAGGCCGGTGTGGGTCAGGGCCCCGCACCCGTCTGGCGGAGCCTCTGGACAACTGGGCTCTGCTCGGCTCGCCTACTCCTCCCCGGCCATCCCCACCCCTTCCCGCAGCTCTCAAAAGCCATAGAGAGAGGACAGGACGCCTAGCGTCATCCCTGCCCACcttctccaaaacaaaacagctcCAGCGTCTGCAGGGACAGCGAAAGAACAGGCCTGGAGCCCTCCCTGCAAGAGCCTCACGTCAAATCCTCAGGCCTCTTCTGGAGAGTGGGCTGCGTTGGTATTTGTGGTGGGAAGCTCTGCCGGAAGGAAAACGTTCAGGCCTTTGCCCCAACTAGCCTTTCAACTAGTGGTGGCCAGCAGCCAGACCCCTCTTCTGCCTCCACTTCAAAGGGAGCTCGGTTCTCCCTGGAGGCTGAAATTTATGAACAAATTCGTGCGTTGGGTGATGCAAACCTTACAGACCCAGGGAAGGTTCGTAATGAGCAATCATCTCTTTATGATGAGCTACGAGCGAGGAGCACAGTAGCAGCAGGGACTGGAAGCCTCTGGAGCGCCACGGTGACTCCCGTGGGACTTTATAGCCGGTGCCCCACGTGGTGGACTCTAGGGTTTGAGTAACTTTCcaacacaggattttttttttcttttttacttaaaacgTCACTTTCTGGGAGAGGTTTCAAAGTGAGTTTATTCTGTATGGCAGcgtccctggcttctacccacaaAGTGCCAGTAGCGACCAacactgcccctgccccccagttGTGACAGCCAGAATCCTCTCCTGACGTTTCCAAATCACCCCGTGTAAACTGCCGATGGAGGGGTTCACCTTGAGAATCAACCCCATCCCTttgttgagaaaacaaaacaaaacaaaacaaaacaaaacacctttttcTGCTCTCCAGGAAAGGGGCCATAACCCTCTCCGAaagctttggtttttgtttttgtttttttggtcccATGATTCAGTCTGTGTCCAGAGATGGCTTTTGCCTCAAGAAAGGGAAAGTGAAGGCAATTGTTCCCAGGCATCACTCACGAGGTACACCAGGCGGACAAgtgaaaaacagtatttattgaTATACTAAAAATTAACAGAAAGTAAGACAAAAACCTGACACCATTCACTAATGTCTTTCCCCTGCAAAATAAATTAAcgtcaaaaaaaccccaaaaaacaaaaaacctgcaaCGTATGCCTAGTGTTAGTTCTCCAAAAATACTAGAAAAGCAACCGAATCTTTAGATGTATTTGAGCAAAATATCTGGTCATCTAGGCACACTactttgcccctcctcccacccctccccccaaaccactGTGGGCTTCCTGGGGGAAGCATTCTCTCTAACTGGTAGGTCCTGATTGAATATGGGGGCTGGGCTGCTCTGATTTCAACAAAGATCGTAAGCTTCCCAGGGCCATAACCTATTCacttttgtccttttaaaaaagcGAACAGCCGTAGTTTAAAGCAATTAGGAGTGGCGtacatgaatttctttttttaattaaaaaacacaaatcaagCCAGCAATCGGCACTGGTCCAAAGCTCTGGTCCTTCCCATCTCCCCCTAATGAAACCTCTAGGCCCAGGTCAGAACTTTGAGCGTAGCCGAAACAAGGAACGCTCTTTTTggtaccaaaaaatatatataaaaataggtCAAATCCTCTTAAGAGGACAGACTGGGCACTTCTTCCTATCCGTTACGAGCAAACAAAGACACGACAGTATGAAAACACCCACTCAGCATACACTGTGATGCGGTCCACGGAGAAGACCCTGCAGACTAAAGAAACGAGGGGTCTCGAACCAGACGGAACTGATGGAtgcccagccacacacacacccgcccACCCACACGCAcagcacacacatgtacacatagcAGCAAATAAAAAAGTACTACTTTTATTGGTAAACGTGACGGTCAACTCTTCAGTGAAGGCAGTCATGCCtgcacgcgtgcgcgcacacacacacacacacacacacacacacacccttttaaACACGAACCACGTGGAGTCAGAAGCACCAGAATGAAAACCACACAACACAGCAAGGCAAAGTGGCTGGGAGTAAGGTGTTTGCAGATTCGACTTTGGGATTATAGTAGCTGGTAAACAGAAAGGCACCGCATCGGGGTTTGGTGCAGACACACGTTTGTCCGACAGCTCACGGGAGCCCGGGCTGTCCCAGAGGCCTGGGGAGCCGCTGCTGGCCTGGCTTTGCGGCCTCTAaggcagcacagtgcctggcacaaaaggAGCTGAAAAACCAGGAGCCGGTGAGCCCCCCTGAGGGGGAGCCCTCTCTTCACAGCCAGGGAGCACGTGGGTGCCTGGGAACCGGAGGGGGAGCTGGTGCCAGTGGCCCAGTGTGCCGGGACCCCTTTCTTCCAGACCGTGCAGTGTGAGCCGCGATCCCTTCCTCCCACTTTCCAGCTTTTAGCCTGGCTGTCTGGGACCCCCAGCCCTCCGGATCTGCCCAGATGGGCACCCCTCCCTGCCGCAGCCCAGCACAGCTACCGCGCAGGAAATCTGGAAGCTACATCCGGATGCCCCTTGGCGAGGTCCTGGACACGTGTCTGCCCCCAAAGGCACACTGTTGAAATCGATTCAGGTTCACAAAAGCCATCTTTCTATTTGGCGCGCAGGGTGAGGGACTAGGGGGGCTGGAGGTCTGGCAGGCGCGCCCCTCAGAGAGCAGAGCCCGCTGTGTAAGTCTGGGCTCCCCTGTGATCAAGGCAACAGGACAGAGGGCATGCCCACACCTGCTGGCTGGCCGTCACTGTCACTGACAGCCGAGGCAGAGGAGGACTCACACCTCCACTTCTCTTTTGGCATCACAAAGACCCAGCGTCCCCACTCCTTGACCCACCTTTCTGCCACAGGCCACACAAGACAGCTCCCAGACTCGGCTGTCTGGGGGCAGGCAGATTTGCCCTTTCCTGGGGGCCCTCCAACAGGTGGGGCGCCCAGATTGTGCCCCACTTCCAAATGGTCCGAGGGTACAGCCTTGCAGCTGGGAGGGAGCACACGGAACCCCCAAAGGCGGGAGGGATTGTCAGGGAGCAGGGGGGTGGTGTCCACCTGGGGGGAGAGGCCGCcgtgggagggagctgggctaAGCATCTGCCCACACTCCCACCTTCCAGGGGCTCTCAGAGGCCCTCTGTGGGACCCCGGCTGGGCTGTCCTGGCACGAACGGCAGAAAGGAGGGCAGCCAGAGACACCCTTCTGCTTCTCCCCATAATGGGGAGGCTCTAGATCAAACAGCTACGAGACGGGCCCCTCCTAGATCTGACTTCTAAGACATTTCGGTGCCGCAGTCGTTAACCTGAACCAGGCTTACAGGGCACCAAGGGAGGTCTGTAGGGCTCCCGAGCACGGCTACAGCCAGCCTACATTCAGGCCACGGCCCTCTGGTGTCGACATGGGGGCAGGGACAAGGAGGCAGGCAGACCCCTAGTCCTTGGCAGCTCAGGCACTGAGGGGAGTCCTGACTGGTGAGGTCCCTTACCTGGCCCACGGCCCATCTCCTAAAAACCTAGCTGAGCCCGCACGGCGTTCTTCAAGGCCCgacccccccctccaccccaactTCCCAGTACACGTTCCTTCCCCACCGCCGGGCAGGAACGACCAAGCTGGATCTCTCCTCTAACAGCTGCGCCCCTGGGAAATCCAGAGGAAAGCTGACCACTACTCTGTCATCACAAGCCAGGGAGAGCGGTTCAAACAGCCAACAGGGGACGGCCTTGAGAAACGTTCAGCCAGAGACCCGGGAGGCAGACTTCCTGAGGCATATGGGAAGTGaaagcagaggcccagaggtaGAAACGAGGGCAAGGCCAGGCCTTGGCAAGGCATCAAGGTATGACCCTGCCTGAAGCCACAGGCAGGGCCTCGGGGAGTCCCCTCCAAGCCTGCCCTTGAAGGAGGCTACCCGGACCCTGGGAAGGGCCCGGGGTACAGGGCCATCATCAAAGCAAAGCCAGAGGCCAGAGAAGGGCAGGCAAGAGCCGGGCAGCCAGGCGGCTACGGGGCATCAGTAATGTCTCAGGTTGAAGAAGCCCACGCTGGTGGGGGACTCCTTCACCGTGACTGTGATGAGGTTGGCGGTGACGTCGGTGACAAAGACGTGCTCGATGAGGCTGCGGGTGGGCTTCCAGTCCTGGCTGGTCTGGACAGACACAGACAGGTTCTGTCCAGCGCCGGGCGGGGAGGCCGGGTCGGGGTCGGAGTCGGAACTGCTGTTCTCCTCTCCGGTGCTCATCTCGGACGGCAAGGCCGCCTTGCGCACTTCTCCGGGGCCCGTGTGGCCCTCCTGCCCACCGGGGCCCGAGCTGCCTTTGACACAGTCCCTCTTGCctgcaggggtgggcagagcGGCCCCCCTAGAAGCCGGCTTCTCACTCTTGTTGGTGTCGGAGGACACGCTGGCCCCACTCCCCCCGGGGGGGGGCGCCCCCGGCGCTCTTCCCAGTGGCCGGGTTGGTGGCAGGGACGCCCTTGGTGGCCGCAGCATGGCGGGCAACCACACCCACCCCCGGTGTGCCGTTCTTGACACTCTGTAAGTCCAAGACCTGGGGGCTCAGCTCCTGGGCGGGTGCGGGCTGGGGGCCCAGGCACCCCGCAGGGGCCTTGCCACCGCTGTGGACATAGGGGGACCCCCCCGCACTCCCTCCTTTCTGCTCCACAGTCCCGCTGCCAGGGGCCTTTGGGGCTTTGCTTCCCGGGGGGCTCATCCCCAGTTCCCCCTTCTGCGTCCTCACCTTGAGGTCCAGCCCGAGGCCGCACTTGCTGGCGGTCTGGGCCTTGAGCGCCAGTCTGCTGGCAGCCTGGGCCTGGCTCTGGCTCATTCGGTTCATGTAGTGCACAATGGAGCTCTGCCAGCTGATGCCACCGCGGCTGGGACTGCCAGCCACGCCCTTCATGAGGCTGGCCAGGTTCTCCGGGCTGGCCACGGCGCCGGGGCCACCGCAGGCCTCCTTGGCGTGGGCCTTCAGGGCCGCCAGGCCCGCCACGGGGGCGCTGAGTGGCGGGGGCAGCTTGCCGGCCGGCGTCCCCAGGTCCTTCCGGGCGGTTTTCAGCACCTTGGCCAGGCTCACGGGTCTCCGGGCCGCCTTCTGCTCTGGGGGCAAGGGCTTGCGGCCTCGCTTCTTCCGGACGGGGTCCTTCAACTCAGGCTTGGCCACCAAGATCTGGGCCTTCTTCTGAGGCACCGGGTGGGTCTCGCGGCCCCGGGGACCCCTCTTGGCGTCTAAGTCGCTGTCTTCGTCTTCGTccgaggaggtggaggaagacgTGGACGAAGACGTGGAACTGCTGGACTTGGAGGGGGCGTCGGGTTCCTGCAAAGAGAACGGGAGGGGTCACCACCTCCACGGCCGGGCCCCCGGCGTCCAGAGGGCGTCAGACGCCTCCAAGCCAAACCTCTGGTGGGTTCCACAGGAGAGGAGCAGCCAAGAGGGAGCGACTTCTCGGCACCTCGCTCCAGAAAAGTTTGGGAAGTCCTCCCGAGAGTCCGTGGAATGCAGTTGAAAGCAGAACCAACAGCACCAAAAACCCCAGGTGGGTCAGGAAGTCAGGGCAGAGTCAGCGCGGTCGCGTCCCCGGCACTAGGGTCGTGATGGGGACAGACTCTGCTGCACACAAGTCAGAGGGGAAAGCGCAGGGCAACCCAACTCACGGGCCTCGGGCCAGGAGGCAGGAGAAGATGTGCAAGGGCTCCGCCATCGAACGCAAGAGGACACCCTGCTGCAGTCGTCGTCACGCTTCCCAAGGTGACCCCTTCAGAACATTCCAGCGACCAGGAAAACAAACTGCTGCCCTCCCATCTCCTGGGCGTCTCCCCACGTGCAAGTAACACAGCCCGCTTCCCACTGACTTGGCGTCTCAAGAGGCGCACCGTAGGGAGGCCGAGCCAGCACGGGCTCCCTGCGGCAAAGCTCGCCTGCCTTCGGCGGGGGACAATCCAGGGCCGCCCAGAGCCTCAGGGCCTCCTCGTCCAGCCAGGCCCACCGCCTCGATGCCACTTCCGTGGTCCCCAGTTGGTGGGAGCCCAAGCCACAGGGCTGGCCTGGGTCGCCTCCCTCCGTAAACACCCCACAGTCTCCCAcacgggacccccccccccaaagcttAAAGCAAGGTTTCCACAGCCTCCCACAAGGGCAGTTTTTGTAAGCGACTGAGCTCTGGGCCACAGTGTGTCGTTTTGAGATCCTGGGGCAGGGCCCTCGAGAAAGGAATGTAAGACACGGTCAAGACCGAGGCCCTGACCCTTTCGCTCCATGCTGCCTCGGAACTGAAGGCAGGACGCTGCCACCGCCCCCAAGTGCGCGTGTACCCGCGAACTGCCCTGGTTAGTTGTGTCTATTCAGTGAATGTACAAGAGCCTACGGTGTCCTTCCTGTTCCTGTGAGCCACCAGCAGTGAGACAGTGGTCAGCAGACAAGTCTGACTCTGCCGCCCACTAGAAAGGAGTGTAGGAAGGACACAGAATGAACAAGAAACCGGCTCTGGAGGGGGTCGGCCAGTGCAGGgccctgctgggggcgggggcaggggcaggggcaggagctggGGCTTGCTGTTGCCCCCTGCTGGCAGAGgcacaagtgaggaaggaagcCCGAGGCCGGGGTCTTCTGAGCAAGGGACCCACCTCTGTGGCCACAGCAGCCCCATCCCTGTTCCCCAAAGCCCTCAACCCTCCCGCCCCGCCCAGAGAGAGCCCAGAGAGAGCGCCAGGAGGGAAGGAGCCACGTCAGGCCAGCGGCCACCCAC is drawn from Panthera uncia isolate 11264 chromosome E1, Puncia_PCG_1.0, whole genome shotgun sequence and contains these coding sequences:
- the CBX2 gene encoding LOW QUALITY PROTEIN: chromobox protein homolog 2 (The sequence of the model RefSeq protein was modified relative to this genomic sequence to represent the inferred CDS: deleted 1 base in 1 codon), with amino-acid sequence MEELSSVGEQVFAAECILSKRLRKGKLEYLVKWRGWSSKHNSWEPEENILDPRLLLAFQKKEHEKEVQNRKRGKRPRGRPRKHTVMSCSRHSKLKEPDAPSKSSSSTSSSTSSSTSSDEDEDSDLDAKRGPRGRETHPVPQKKAQILVAKPELKDPVRKKRGRKPLPPEQKAARRPVSLAKVLKTARKDLGTPAGKLPPPLSAPVAGLAALKAHAKEACGGPGAVASPENLASLMKGVAGSPSRGGISWQSSIVHYMNRMSQSQAQAASRLALKAQTASKCGLGLDLKVRTQKGELGMSPPGSKAPKAPGSGTVEQKGGSAGGSPYVHSGGKAPAGCLGPQPAPAQELSPQVLDLQSVKNGTPGVGVVARHAAATKGVPATNPATGKSAGGAPPGGSGASVSSDTNKSEKPASRGAALPTPAGKRDCVKGSSGPGGQEGHTGPGEVRKAALPSEMSTGEENSSSDSDPDPASPPGAGQNLSVSVQTSQDWKPTRSLIEHVFVTDVTANLITVTVKESPTSVGFFNLRHY